One segment of Oscillospiraceae bacterium MB08-C2-2 DNA contains the following:
- a CDS encoding DUF3852 domain-containing protein — protein sequence MKSKRIAMLLCVSLLLCLMFSTTVYAAGTGDVAGAIEGTWTTASQQIKTVVNKVVFPAIDLILAVFFFAKLGTCYFEYRKHGQMEWAAPAILFACLVFTLTAPLYIWQVLGM from the coding sequence ATGAAATCGAAACGAATTGCAATGCTCCTGTGCGTAAGCTTACTGCTGTGCCTGATGTTCAGTACAACGGTCTATGCAGCAGGAACCGGGGATGTAGCCGGAGCCATTGAGGGAACGTGGACAACGGCCTCCCAGCAGATCAAAACCGTGGTCAATAAGGTGGTGTTTCCCGCCATCGACCTGATTCTTGCCGTGTTCTTCTTTGCCAAGTTAGGCACATGTTATTTTGAATATCGCAAACATGGCCAGATGGAATGGGCGGCTCCGGCAATCCTGTTTGCCTGCTTGGTGTTCACGCTAACAGCTCCCTTATACATCTGGCAGGTGCTGGGGATGTAG
- a CDS encoding A24 family peptidase, whose protein sequence is MPDRLAAVQVVIFTLLLCAASVTDLTKRIVPNWRCLGIAGISIIGFTPVKLLGILIALPFLLAAVFFGGMGGGDIKLMAACGLVLGLPKGLLAAMVGLSLLLIYVAIYRIVCRVQRREAKKAFPLAPFLSAGCLLAYFI, encoded by the coding sequence ATGCCGGATAGGCTGGCCGCTGTGCAGGTAGTCATTTTTACCCTACTGCTGTGTGCGGCATCGGTAACGGACTTGACAAAACGTATTGTTCCAAACTGGCGCTGCCTTGGAATCGCAGGTATTTCCATAATCGGATTTACCCCGGTCAAGCTGCTGGGAATCCTGATTGCCCTGCCGTTCCTACTGGCCGCCGTGTTCTTCGGCGGCATGGGCGGCGGCGATATCAAGCTGATGGCGGCCTGCGGCTTGGTGCTGGGGCTGCCGAAAGGACTGCTTGCGGCGATGGTCGGACTCAGCCTGCTGCTCATCTATGTAGCCATATACCGGATTGTTTGCAGGGTGCAAAGGCGGGAGGCGAAAAAAGCTTTCCCCCTTGCACCTTTTTTATCGGCGGGCTGTCTGCTTGCCTATTTCATTTAA
- a CDS encoding YodL domain-containing protein produces MRNIRMEKDIILYYGNPAGYVSGGKAVVDPLFESEELNTFLSRQKEIGEVKWTDGVYDRLINGQRDSQELTLLKSCRVWQLKPESDLRMRFISLADFCKEFGEPQMSDYQTVYDGEVETNNLEALYTKFNTAHPPGYAGHSLSMSDVLELYDENGSSFFYCDRFGFEEIGFAPPEQTQTMQL; encoded by the coding sequence ATGCGAAATATCCGGATGGAAAAAGACATCATCCTGTACTACGGCAACCCCGCCGGTTATGTCAGCGGCGGCAAAGCGGTAGTCGATCCCCTGTTTGAGTCGGAGGAATTGAACACTTTTCTCAGCCGCCAAAAGGAGATCGGCGAGGTGAAATGGACAGACGGTGTGTATGACCGCCTTATAAACGGTCAGCGGGATAGCCAAGAACTCACACTGCTGAAAAGCTGCCGGGTGTGGCAGCTAAAGCCCGAATCGGATCTCCGAATGCGCTTCATCAGCCTTGCGGATTTCTGCAAGGAGTTCGGCGAACCGCAGATGTCCGATTACCAGACGGTCTATGATGGCGAGGTGGAAACCAACAATCTGGAGGCACTGTACACCAAATTCAACACAGCCCATCCCCCCGGCTACGCGGGGCATTCCCTGTCCATGTCGGATGTGCTGGAGCTGTACGATGAAAACGGCAGCAGCTTCTTCTACTGCGACCGCTTCGGCTTTGAGGAAATCGGCTTTGCACCACCGGAACAGACGCAGACCATGCAGCTCTAA
- the arsA gene encoding arsenical pump-driving ATPase: protein MQFFDPHKITLTKYLFYTGKGGVGKTSVACATAVNLADSGKRVLLVSTDPASNLQDVFNTPLSGRVIPIAEVHNLDVANLDPIQAAAEYRESVIAPYRGKLPESVLANMEEQLSGSCTVEIAAFNEFSNFITNKDLVQKYDHILFDTAPTGHTLRMLQLPSAWSNFISESTHGASCLGQLSGLESKKEMYKMAMETLADGLQTTLILVTRPETAPLKEIERASHELAELGVRNQSMVINGVLADYDDTISQSLYDKQQKALVNIPKSLEEIQAYMIPLRAYNITGIENVRSLLTKDSYVIRDETIKAKSIPQLKDVIDDLYHSGKKVIFTMGKGGVGKTTLAAAIALGLSEKGEKVHLTTTDPAAHLKFVLDENSGITMSHIDEHAELARYQEEVLSKARETMSEEDIAYIEEDLRSPCTQEIAVFRAFAEVVERAENEIVVIDTAPTGHTLLLLDSTLSYHKEVQRTQGNIPDSVKKLLPRLRSAETEVIIVTLPEATPVYEALRLEEDLKRANISAKWWIVNSSLYHTKTTNALLAAKASNEIPWINRIAEHTKSNFALIAWSADDIKGDKLREL from the coding sequence ATGCAATTTTTTGACCCACACAAAATCACCTTAACAAAATACCTGTTTTACACAGGCAAAGGCGGTGTCGGGAAAACATCTGTTGCGTGTGCGACAGCGGTAAATCTTGCGGACAGCGGCAAAAGGGTTCTTCTTGTCAGCACAGACCCGGCATCCAATTTGCAGGATGTGTTTAATACCCCGCTTTCAGGGAGAGTAATCCCTATTGCAGAAGTACACAATCTGGATGTGGCAAACCTTGACCCCATACAGGCGGCGGCAGAATACAGGGAAAGCGTAATTGCTCCCTATCGTGGTAAGCTGCCGGAATCAGTCCTCGCCAATATGGAAGAGCAACTTTCCGGTTCCTGTACGGTGGAAATCGCCGCTTTCAATGAATTTTCTAACTTCATTACCAATAAAGACTTAGTGCAAAAATACGACCATATTCTGTTTGACACCGCACCGACAGGGCATACCCTTAGAATGCTCCAGCTTCCCTCTGCATGGAGTAATTTCATCAGCGAAAGTACGCATGGGGCTTCTTGCTTAGGGCAATTATCCGGGCTTGAAAGCAAAAAGGAAATGTATAAAATGGCGATGGAAACACTGGCAGACGGCTTACAAACAACCTTAATCCTTGTAACCCGACCTGAAACAGCTCCACTCAAGGAAATAGAGAGGGCTTCTCACGAATTGGCGGAGCTTGGTGTACGCAATCAGTCTATGGTAATCAATGGCGTATTGGCAGATTATGATGATACCATCTCACAGAGCCTTTACGATAAACAGCAAAAAGCCCTTGTGAATATACCAAAATCGTTAGAGGAAATCCAAGCCTACATGATTCCCTTACGGGCTTATAATATTACCGGCATAGAGAATGTCAGGTCACTGCTAACAAAGGACAGCTATGTCATCCGTGATGAAACCATCAAAGCAAAGAGCATTCCTCAGCTAAAGGATGTAATTGATGACTTATATCATAGCGGTAAAAAAGTCATTTTCACAATGGGCAAGGGAGGTGTTGGCAAAACCACACTTGCCGCCGCTATCGCTTTAGGGCTTTCCGAAAAAGGCGAAAAGGTGCATCTAACCACCACCGACCCGGCAGCACACTTAAAATTTGTTCTCGATGAAAACAGCGGCATTACCATGAGCCATATTGACGAGCATGCGGAGCTGGCACGATATCAGGAGGAAGTATTATCAAAGGCAAGGGAAACCATGTCGGAAGAAGATATTGCCTATATTGAGGAAGATTTACGTTCTCCCTGCACACAGGAAATAGCCGTATTCCGAGCCTTTGCGGAAGTAGTGGAGCGTGCCGAAAATGAAATTGTTGTCATTGATACCGCCCCCACAGGACATACACTTTTGCTTTTGGATTCTACTTTGAGCTATCACAAAGAGGTTCAGAGGACACAGGGCAATATCCCGGATTCCGTGAAAAAGCTGCTGCCACGTTTGCGAAGTGCTGAAACAGAGGTCATTATTGTAACCTTACCGGAGGCCACTCCGGTTTATGAGGCACTGCGGCTGGAAGAGGATTTGAAGCGAGCCAATATCTCTGCAAAGTGGTGGATTGTGAATTCTTCTCTTTATCATACAAAAACAACAAACGCCCTGTTAGCTGCAAAAGCCAGTAATGAAATTCCGTGGATCAACAGGATAGCAGAACACACAAAAAGCAATTTTGCTTTAATTGCTTGGAGTGCAGATGATATTAAGGGCGATAAGCTGCGAGAGCTATAG
- a CDS encoding DUF6133 family protein codes for MKRIMNKVTHKANMLAIKAKMALENNHAEGFVDTAIKILMAVVIGALVLAGLYMLFDKTVLPTLVQRIKDMFNYAG; via the coding sequence ATGAAAAGAATCATGAACAAGGTAACCCATAAGGCCAATATGCTGGCAATTAAGGCAAAAATGGCGCTCGAAAACAATCACGCTGAGGGCTTCGTGGATACGGCCATTAAGATTTTGATGGCGGTTGTCATCGGCGCTTTGGTGCTGGCCGGACTGTATATGCTCTTTGACAAAACCGTGCTGCCGACCCTCGTACAGCGCATTAAGGATATGTTCAACTATGCCGGATAG
- a CDS encoding CpaF/VirB11 family protein, giving the protein MSRHNLFFTPEQETGDFHSVLQQVQEYIAGQHSELLSDGNANQAKANIKRYIAKFVQDSRVAVKGMTPQQLVDALYTEMAEYSFLTKYIFANGIEEIDINSWRDIEIQYAGGRCEKLTEHFDSPEHCINVLRRMLHVSGTILDDQSPLVVGTLAENIRIAVMKSPIVDANVGAAASIRIVNPNHMEKEDFINGGTATGEMLDLLSEFIRYGISVCIAGATSSGKTTVAGWLLTTIPDNKRIFTIENGSRELSLIREQDGKVTNSVVHTLTRNSENELYRIEQIDLVDISLRFNADIVVVGEMRGAEANAAQEVARTGVAVVTTIHSNSCESTYRRMVSLCKRAVDMSDETLMGYVTEAYPIVVFCKQLENKQRRLMEIMECEILPDNSRHYRTLFRYEITENRYEDNQFFITGHHVTVNPISDSLCKRLLENGMPQESINAIRKGGQISV; this is encoded by the coding sequence ATGAGCAGGCATAATCTGTTTTTTACTCCGGAGCAGGAAACCGGAGATTTTCACAGTGTGCTGCAGCAGGTGCAGGAATACATCGCCGGTCAGCACAGCGAGCTGCTGTCGGATGGCAATGCCAACCAAGCCAAGGCCAATATCAAGCGGTACATTGCCAAATTTGTGCAGGACAGCCGTGTGGCGGTCAAAGGCATGACACCGCAACAGCTGGTGGATGCCCTGTATACGGAAATGGCCGAGTATTCCTTTCTTACCAAGTACATCTTTGCAAACGGCATCGAAGAAATCGACATCAACAGCTGGCGGGATATTGAAATCCAATACGCCGGTGGGCGCTGCGAAAAGCTCACGGAACACTTTGACAGCCCCGAACACTGCATTAATGTGCTGCGCCGGATGCTTCATGTGTCCGGCACCATTTTAGATGATCAGTCCCCGCTTGTAGTAGGTACCCTTGCGGAGAATATTCGCATCGCCGTCATGAAAAGTCCCATTGTGGATGCCAATGTCGGCGCTGCCGCCTCCATTCGTATCGTCAATCCCAACCACATGGAAAAGGAAGATTTCATCAATGGAGGCACGGCAACTGGAGAAATGCTGGATTTGCTCTCAGAATTCATCCGCTATGGAATTTCGGTGTGCATCGCCGGGGCTACCAGCAGCGGTAAAACCACCGTGGCAGGCTGGCTCCTCACCACCATCCCCGACAACAAGAGAATCTTCACCATTGAAAACGGCAGCCGGGAGCTTTCCCTCATCCGGGAACAGGACGGAAAAGTCACCAATTCCGTGGTGCATACCCTCACCCGAAACAGCGAGAACGAGCTGTACCGCATCGAGCAGATCGACCTTGTGGACATCTCTCTGCGCTTCAATGCGGATATTGTTGTGGTCGGCGAAATGCGTGGTGCGGAGGCCAATGCCGCACAGGAGGTAGCCCGAACCGGCGTAGCGGTGGTCACCACCATCCACTCCAACTCCTGTGAGTCCACCTACCGCCGCATGGTTTCTCTGTGTAAGCGAGCCGTGGATATGTCGGATGAAACCCTCATGGGCTATGTCACCGAGGCTTATCCCATTGTGGTGTTCTGCAAGCAGCTGGAAAACAAACAAAGGCGGCTCATGGAAATAATGGAGTGTGAAATCCTGCCGGACAACAGCCGCCATTACCGCACCCTGTTCCGGTATGAAATCACTGAAAACCGCTATGAGGACAACCAGTTTTTTATTACCGGACATCATGTAACGGTGAATCCCATCTCCGACAGTCTGTGTAAACGGCTGCTGGAAAATGGGATGCCGCAGGAAAGCATCAATGCCATCAGGAAAGGAGGGCAAATTTCCGTATGA
- a CDS encoding RcpC/CpaB family pilus assembly protein, giving the protein MSFFKNRTVIGVICIVLSLLICFAITPLFNQSISQKTEIVRVTKPIKIGEAITKDMVQAVEVGGYNLPEDVVRQTDTVIGKFASADLAPGDYIIASKIADTPAAENAYLYNLTGKKQAISVSVKSFAAGLSGKLISGDIVSIVAPDYKKQGVTVIPPELQYVEVIAVTAGSGYDANTGEQKEAEAEDEKELPATVTLLVTPEQSKILAELEADGTLHVSLVYRGSKENAAKFTEAQDSVLSELYPEETESQESEDQSQPESPANAPAESGAE; this is encoded by the coding sequence ATGAGCTTTTTCAAGAATAGAACGGTCATCGGCGTGATTTGCATCGTGCTGTCGCTTCTAATCTGCTTTGCGATTACACCGCTGTTCAACCAAAGCATCAGCCAGAAAACCGAGATTGTGCGGGTTACCAAGCCCATCAAAATCGGAGAGGCCATCACCAAGGACATGGTGCAGGCCGTGGAGGTGGGCGGCTATAATTTGCCGGAGGACGTGGTCAGGCAGACGGACACCGTCATTGGTAAATTTGCCTCCGCAGACTTAGCTCCGGGAGATTACATCATCGCCTCCAAAATTGCCGATACCCCGGCTGCGGAGAACGCCTATCTCTACAACCTGACAGGAAAAAAACAGGCCATCTCTGTATCGGTGAAGAGCTTCGCCGCAGGGCTGTCCGGCAAGCTGATTTCCGGGGATATCGTGTCCATCGTTGCTCCAGATTACAAAAAACAGGGTGTGACGGTGATCCCGCCGGAGCTGCAGTATGTGGAGGTCATTGCCGTCACTGCAGGCAGCGGTTACGATGCCAACACAGGAGAGCAGAAAGAAGCCGAAGCTGAGGATGAAAAGGAGCTGCCTGCTACCGTTACGCTGCTGGTAACACCGGAGCAGAGCAAAATTCTTGCCGAGCTGGAAGCGGACGGAACTCTTCATGTGTCCCTCGTTTACCGTGGCAGCAAGGAAAATGCGGCGAAATTTACTGAGGCGCAGGACTCGGTGCTTTCCGAGCTGTACCCGGAGGAAACGGAATCTCAGGAAAGCGAGGATCAAAGCCAGCCGGAATCCCCTGCGAATGCACCGGCAGAAAGCGGGGCTGAGTAA
- a CDS encoding AAA family ATPase, protein MLNFKKGGLFSRKENIESPEIEPENAAQVLAVWGSPGCGKTTVAVKLAKYLADRKKNVVLLLCDCTTPMLPCICPPGELEGDHSLGSILAANSITESLVKNNCNTHKRMSHLAVVGLQKGENENCYPPVNEKLLRELMSVLRDMESHIIIDCGSSIYFDELSTIAILEADAVMRLINCDLKSVSYLSSQQEYLRMAGFDSDKLYKAVSNVKSNEASQNMEQVLGSAVFTLPHSPELEAQVLAGNLFADLSLKDSRGFRKEIQKISREVFGV, encoded by the coding sequence ATGCTGAACTTCAAAAAAGGCGGCCTGTTCAGCCGCAAGGAAAACATAGAATCTCCGGAGATAGAACCGGAAAACGCCGCACAGGTGCTGGCGGTTTGGGGCAGCCCCGGCTGCGGCAAGACCACCGTGGCAGTGAAGCTGGCCAAATATCTGGCAGACAGAAAAAAGAACGTGGTGCTGCTTTTATGCGACTGCACCACGCCCATGCTTCCCTGCATCTGTCCGCCCGGTGAATTGGAGGGCGATCATTCTCTCGGCAGTATTCTGGCTGCCAATTCTATTACGGAGTCCTTAGTGAAAAACAATTGCAACACCCATAAGCGGATGAGTCATCTGGCGGTCGTCGGCCTGCAAAAGGGAGAAAATGAAAACTGCTATCCTCCTGTGAACGAAAAGCTGCTCCGGGAGCTGATGAGCGTGCTGCGTGATATGGAAAGCCATATCATCATCGATTGCGGCAGTTCCATCTATTTTGACGAGTTGTCCACCATCGCTATTCTGGAGGCCGATGCGGTGATGCGGCTCATTAACTGCGACCTGAAATCGGTGAGCTATCTGTCCAGTCAGCAGGAATATCTGCGGATGGCAGGGTTTGACTCTGACAAGCTGTACAAGGCGGTCAGCAACGTGAAATCCAATGAAGCAAGCCAGAACATGGAACAGGTGCTGGGCAGCGCTGTGTTTACCCTCCCGCATTCCCCAGAGCTGGAGGCACAGGTTCTGGCCGGAAATCTGTTCGCCGATTTATCCCTGAAAGACAGCCGGGGCTTCCGAAAGGAAATTCAAAAAATATCAAGGGAGGTATTTGGAGTATGA
- a CDS encoding DUF6550 family protein, which produces MSDKTKRRLAIAGAAVICIALVVAIGMRFAKEPTRPDASSQEPVSSSDAAPDIQNSTEKKEVVVSPQPSSEPKSTEALPPQTDLPEQKLQPDPVKPEAPAKPELPKDADTTNPSKPPEYKPEDTEKKPAAENKPQGGGGLPGFDNVPDGGANQVINADDMYENGNKIGEMD; this is translated from the coding sequence ATGAGTGATAAAACCAAAAGGAGGCTCGCCATTGCGGGTGCTGCTGTTATCTGCATAGCGCTGGTGGTTGCCATCGGGATGCGGTTTGCTAAGGAACCCACAAGACCGGATGCTTCTTCACAGGAGCCGGTCAGCTCTTCGGATGCGGCTCCTGATATACAGAATAGCACAGAGAAAAAAGAAGTAGTGGTTTCCCCACAGCCTTCATCGGAACCAAAAAGTACAGAAGCGCTGCCGCCCCAAACCGATCTGCCGGAGCAGAAGCTCCAGCCCGATCCGGTAAAACCGGAAGCTCCCGCAAAGCCTGAGCTGCCAAAGGATGCGGATACCACGAATCCATCCAAACCGCCGGAATACAAGCCGGAGGATACGGAAAAGAAACCAGCTGCTGAAAACAAGCCACAGGGTGGCGGTGGTCTACCGGGCTTTGATAATGTGCCGGACGGCGGTGCCAATCAGGTGATAAACGCTGACGATATGTATGAAAACGGCAATAAGATCGGCGAAATGGATTAA
- a CDS encoding SpoVG family protein, whose amino-acid sequence MPDVEVKINSMYPPGASGGIRAYASATVDGCLGIRGIKVVEGGRDGLFVSMPSRKTENGYKEICFPVTKEFREQLHKAVLDSYQQAVAMNQAPAQPQEAASEQSQPPMQMGGM is encoded by the coding sequence ATGCCTGATGTAGAAGTGAAAATCAATTCCATGTACCCACCCGGAGCCAGCGGCGGCATCCGTGCCTATGCTTCGGCAACGGTGGACGGCTGCCTCGGTATCCGGGGCATCAAAGTGGTGGAGGGAGGCCGTGACGGACTGTTTGTCTCCATGCCCAGCCGAAAAACGGAGAACGGCTACAAGGAAATCTGCTTCCCGGTGACTAAAGAGTTCCGGGAGCAGCTCCACAAGGCGGTGCTAGACAGCTACCAGCAGGCCGTAGCCATGAACCAAGCTCCGGCGCAGCCGCAGGAAGCAGCCTCGGAGCAGTCCCAGCCGCCCATGCAGATGGGCGGTATGTAA
- a CDS encoding DUF4320 family protein gives MLKLLKSKRGEGYIDVCVLVLCAMLVIALAVQVLPVFIAKHQLDTYATELCREAEISGRVGSETSRRAAVLTEQTGLSPRISWSKTGTIQLNQEITVTLTLERNIGLFGGFGSFPITLRSEASGKSEVYHK, from the coding sequence ATGCTGAAGCTCTTAAAATCCAAGCGTGGCGAGGGATATATTGATGTGTGTGTCCTCGTCCTTTGCGCTATGCTGGTCATTGCGCTGGCGGTACAGGTGCTGCCGGTGTTTATTGCCAAACATCAGCTGGACACCTATGCCACCGAGCTGTGCCGGGAAGCGGAAATCTCCGGCAGGGTAGGCAGTGAAACCAGCCGCCGTGCGGCAGTTCTTACCGAGCAGACCGGGCTGAGTCCCCGGATTTCATGGTCAAAGACCGGCACTATCCAGCTGAATCAGGAAATCACCGTGACTCTGACCTTAGAAAGAAACATTGGGCTGTTCGGCGGCTTTGGTTCGTTCCCGATCACCCTGCGATCGGAGGCCTCTGGGAAAAGCGAGGTGTACCACAAATGA
- a CDS encoding arsenate reductase ArsC — protein sequence MNKEVNKPKVAFICVHNSCRSQIAEALGKHLAADVFESYSAGTETKPQINQDAVRLMKRLYGIDMEKTQRSKLLSEIPPVDIVITMGCNVQCPFLPCKHREDWGLDDPTGKSNDEFIAVIHDIDQRIKTLKTRIETGSL from the coding sequence ATGAATAAGGAAGTAAACAAACCCAAAGTAGCATTTATTTGTGTTCACAACTCTTGCCGCAGTCAAATTGCAGAAGCCCTTGGCAAGCACCTCGCCGCCGATGTGTTTGAAAGCTATTCTGCCGGAACAGAAACAAAGCCGCAAATTAATCAGGACGCTGTTCGGTTAATGAAGCGGCTCTATGGTATTGACATGGAAAAAACACAGCGTTCCAAGCTGCTTTCGGAAATCCCTCCAGTGGATATTGTTATCACAATGGGCTGTAATGTTCAGTGTCCTTTTTTACCCTGCAAGCACCGGGAGGATTGGGGGCTTGACGATCCGACCGGAAAAAGTAATGATGAGTTCATTGCCGTTATACACGACATTGACCAGCGTATAAAAACGCTTAAAACAAGAATCGAAACAGGTTCCCTTTAA
- a CDS encoding conjugal transfer protein TrbL family protein, whose protein sequence is MFIWDFVADTVLGQIVDWIYGQIVGFLGDFFMQMGNMGADLFEMSWVQSIVLFFSYLAWALYGVGLVVAAFECGIESQSGRGSIKDTALNAIKGFMAVGLFTTVPVELYKLSVSLQGSFTAGITGLGTDFGTVAQGIIASLQDAGNLEQAMTSSVFGGLKAITSPIMMIFILILMGYAVIKVFFANLKRGGILLIQIAVGSLYMFSVPRGYIDGFVSWCKQVIGLCLTAFLQATVLIAGLMVVKDHALLGLGLMLAAGEIPRIAGQFGLDTSTKANLMSTVYAAQTAVNMTKTVVQAVAK, encoded by the coding sequence ATGTTCATATGGGATTTTGTCGCCGACACTGTCCTCGGTCAGATTGTGGATTGGATCTACGGTCAAATCGTGGGCTTCCTCGGCGACTTTTTTATGCAGATGGGAAACATGGGCGCTGACCTGTTCGAAATGAGCTGGGTGCAGTCCATTGTGCTGTTCTTTTCCTATCTGGCGTGGGCGCTTTACGGTGTCGGTCTTGTGGTAGCTGCCTTTGAATGCGGAATTGAATCACAGTCCGGCAGAGGCAGCATCAAGGATACCGCCCTCAATGCCATCAAAGGCTTTATGGCCGTGGGGCTGTTCACCACGGTACCGGTGGAGCTGTATAAGCTGTCGGTGTCTCTGCAGGGCAGTTTCACTGCCGGGATTACCGGACTCGGAACCGACTTCGGCACAGTAGCCCAAGGCATCATCGCATCGTTACAGGATGCGGGGAATCTGGAGCAGGCCATGACCAGCAGTGTGTTCGGCGGTCTGAAAGCCATCACCAGCCCGATTATGATGATTTTTATACTGATACTGATGGGCTATGCGGTCATTAAAGTGTTCTTCGCCAACCTGAAGCGAGGCGGTATTCTCCTCATCCAGATTGCCGTGGGGAGCCTATATATGTTCAGTGTTCCCCGTGGGTACATTGACGGCTTTGTTTCATGGTGCAAACAGGTCATCGGGCTGTGCCTAACGGCATTCTTACAGGCAACGGTGCTGATTGCCGGACTCATGGTGGTCAAAGACCATGCCCTGCTGGGGCTTGGCTTGATGCTGGCAGCAGGAGAAATTCCCCGCATTGCCGGACAGTTCGGACTGGACACCAGTACGAAAGCCAACCTCATGAGTACCGTGTATGCGGCGCAGACTGCGGTAAATATGACCAAAACAGTAGTACAGGCGGTGGCGAAATGA
- a CDS encoding DUF4406 domain-containing protein, with protein sequence MNENKLVYIASPYAGDIQKNVEFAKAACRYAMEQDCTPVAVHLLYPQFLDDHDPVQREVGLRMGYRVLEACDELWLCGSRISTGMAMELKEAQKLGIPVREISAEQIQGGFAMEKKYGVWAMRSAGSVCGAAQSWCKHGGKPMEFESMEQAERYAKQLNESCYSPNVHYAAKEMERSLNQSSGFSMRM encoded by the coding sequence ATGAATGAGAATAAGCTGGTCTATATTGCCTCACCCTATGCCGGTGACATACAAAAGAATGTGGAATTTGCAAAAGCGGCCTGCCGCTATGCAATGGAACAGGATTGTACTCCGGTAGCTGTCCATCTTTTGTACCCGCAGTTTCTGGACGACCATGATCCCGTCCAGAGAGAAGTCGGTCTTCGCATGGGGTATCGTGTACTGGAGGCCTGCGATGAGCTGTGGCTTTGCGGCAGCCGAATTTCCACCGGCATGGCGATGGAGCTTAAGGAAGCACAAAAGCTGGGTATCCCTGTCCGGGAGATATCCGCAGAACAAATCCAAGGAGGTTTTGCGATGGAAAAGAAATATGGTGTGTGGGCGATGCGCAGCGCCGGTTCGGTGTGCGGAGCCGCCCAAAGCTGGTGCAAGCATGGCGGTAAGCCGATGGAGTTTGAGTCGATGGAACAGGCTGAACGCTATGCCAAGCAGCTGAACGAGTCCTGTTATTCCCCCAATGTGCATTATGCCGCAAAAGAAATGGAACGGTCGCTGAATCAAAGCTCCGGTTTTTCCATGCGGATGTAA
- a CDS encoding secretion protein F codes for MGLLFLFGITLATGLFFLLLDVLRLPYLSTAKAMLNTTRSEKKAAKSMEAYLMTWAVKLAKLIRMDEYRRHRLKNVLKATGMNMEPEVYQAYALVKSGVILLLAIPAGFIFPLLVPVVVFLGVMVYFKESKKADEKLSAKRASVEKELPRFVANIEQELKASRDVLAIIENYKKNAGETFAGELTMLAADMRSSSYEAALTRFEARLNSPMLSDVVRGLIGVLRGDDSTVYFQMLAHDFKQLELQRLKGEAQKIPPEIRVFSFLMLMCFLFTYLAIIAYEIIKSLGGMF; via the coding sequence ATGGGATTACTGTTTTTATTCGGAATCACCTTAGCGACAGGGCTGTTTTTTCTTCTTTTGGACGTGCTGCGCCTGCCATACCTCAGCACCGCCAAGGCCATGCTGAATACCACAAGGTCGGAGAAAAAAGCGGCAAAGAGCATGGAAGCCTACCTCATGACATGGGCAGTAAAGCTCGCCAAGCTGATCCGCATGGATGAATACCGCAGGCATCGGCTCAAAAATGTACTGAAAGCCACCGGCATGAACATGGAGCCGGAGGTCTATCAGGCCTATGCGCTGGTGAAGTCCGGCGTAATTTTGCTGCTGGCAATCCCAGCAGGGTTTATCTTTCCCCTGCTGGTACCCGTGGTGGTGTTCCTTGGGGTCATGGTGTATTTCAAGGAAAGCAAAAAGGCAGACGAAAAGCTGTCTGCAAAGCGAGCCTCCGTGGAAAAAGAGCTGCCCCGCTTTGTTGCCAATATTGAGCAGGAGCTGAAAGCCTCCCGTGACGTACTGGCCATCATAGAAAACTACAAGAAAAATGCCGGGGAAACCTTTGCTGGGGAGCTGACCATGCTGGCAGCGGATATGCGCTCCTCAAGCTATGAAGCCGCTCTTACCCGGTTCGAGGCAAGGCTCAATTCGCCCATGCTATCGGATGTGGTGAGAGGCCTCATCGGTGTTCTGCGTGGGGATGACAGCACGGTGTATTTTCAGATGCTGGCGCACGATTTCAAGCAGCTGGAGCTGCAGAGGCTCAAGGGTGAGGCGCAGAAAATACCACCGGAAATCCGTGTGTTTTCTTTTCTCATGCTGATGTGCTTCCTCTTTACCTATCTGGCCATCATTGCCTATGAGATCATCAAGTCCCTCGGCGGGATGTTTTAA